The following are encoded in a window of Solibacillus sp. FSL R7-0668 genomic DNA:
- a CDS encoding MBL fold metallo-hydrolase — MCAVFECKAKKVYPIIYPIRYGQMNNINCYLYEHQNKLTLIDAGIDSAEYQIFFEEQLATYGLNIMDIEQIILTHHHVDHIGMVNKIIEKKQIPVFAHPLALERLALTPAYQKTKIQFYQELYERYGCAEVMASRIEKMQQTLHNDGGLRIQSVIEPIQANDYVGELKALETPGHSLDSISLYDEECGWLFTGDFMIEKGTTNALIDFDSEKSLLPTVLQQRQSIEQCQKYSVSTVFAGHEAVFDQFAEVAQLNIEKIDYKVQRIVKQIDKGNETVLKLASALYGDLLHKIPTLILSEVIGYVYFAEILGFVESVQRDGQITFRSV, encoded by the coding sequence ATGTGCGCAGTTTTTGAATGTAAGGCTAAAAAAGTATATCCTATTATTTATCCAATACGGTACGGACAAATGAATAATATTAATTGTTATCTATATGAACATCAGAATAAGCTGACATTGATAGATGCGGGGATTGATTCAGCTGAATATCAGATTTTTTTTGAAGAACAGCTTGCTACATATGGTTTAAACATAATGGATATCGAACAAATCATTTTGACCCATCATCATGTTGATCATATTGGTATGGTTAATAAAATTATTGAGAAAAAACAAATTCCGGTATTTGCGCATCCTCTTGCATTAGAGCGATTAGCATTGACACCAGCGTATCAAAAGACCAAAATCCAATTTTATCAGGAGCTGTATGAACGTTACGGTTGTGCTGAAGTGATGGCGTCACGTATAGAGAAAATGCAGCAAACATTACATAATGATGGCGGCCTACGCATCCAGTCTGTGATTGAGCCAATACAAGCAAATGATTATGTTGGAGAGTTAAAGGCTTTGGAAACGCCAGGGCACTCATTGGATTCGATATCTCTCTATGATGAAGAATGTGGTTGGTTATTTACGGGAGATTTCATGATTGAAAAGGGAACGACAAATGCATTAATTGATTTTGATTCCGAAAAATCATTACTTCCAACTGTCTTACAGCAACGTCAATCTATTGAGCAATGCCAAAAATATTCGGTATCAACAGTATTTGCAGGACATGAAGCCGTATTTGATCAATTTGCTGAAGTGGCACAATTGAATATTGAGAAAATTGATTATAAAGTGCAGCGGATTGTGAAACAGATTGATAAAGGTAATGAGACAGTCTTGAAACTGGCGAGTGCTCTTTATGGAGATTTACTACATAAGATACCAACGCTTATCTTATCAGAAGTCATTGGCTATGTTTATTTTGCTGAAATTTTAGGGTTTGTGGAAAGCGTACAGCGTGACGGACAAATAACATTTCGAAGCGTTTGA
- a CDS encoding cation diffusion facilitator family transporter codes for MGELFSLLKGGNRPSFLAALVNTFLGVLKGVAFFFTGNVAMFAEMMHSFGDAANQFFVFIGSALSKKAPTQRFPNGYGRIVNLVCLGAVLIVAILSYETIKEGWHHFLHPATESSGIWIALGVLTVGILLEFTVLHKAAKEVLHEVGVESKGVAIIQSAAYLNRAKPATKLVWMEDLVATSGNVLAFIAIVIAHFTGFYRLEGLVSMIIGLMMFYVVGRVFLDNARGAIGETDEEMLVHIGNLVMEDPNIKDIARLEVIKEGEFLHVELVAETDPSLSLAYLDDVRDHLTDLLLNQKGVTKVTMAFDEDDGERRWLHTAMKAEEQKGMI; via the coding sequence ATGGGAGAACTATTTAGCTTATTAAAAGGTGGGAATCGCCCTTCCTTTTTAGCTGCACTTGTAAATACTTTTTTAGGTGTCCTTAAGGGCGTGGCGTTTTTCTTCACTGGAAATGTTGCAATGTTTGCAGAAATGATGCACTCATTCGGTGATGCAGCGAACCAATTTTTCGTATTTATTGGCTCAGCTTTATCGAAAAAAGCACCGACACAGCGATTTCCAAACGGTTACGGACGAATTGTTAACCTCGTTTGCTTAGGGGCTGTATTAATTGTTGCCATACTTTCCTACGAGACCATTAAAGAAGGGTGGCATCATTTCCTACATCCAGCAACTGAATCATCTGGCATATGGATTGCTTTAGGGGTACTTACAGTCGGGATTCTATTAGAATTCACTGTTTTGCATAAGGCAGCAAAAGAAGTGTTACATGAAGTTGGCGTTGAATCAAAAGGGGTTGCCATTATTCAGTCAGCAGCTTATTTAAACCGTGCAAAACCTGCGACAAAGCTTGTTTGGATGGAGGATTTAGTTGCAACATCCGGTAATGTGCTCGCATTTATAGCGATTGTCATTGCTCACTTTACTGGTTTTTATCGTTTAGAGGGGCTTGTGTCGATGATTATCGGCCTAATGATGTTTTACGTAGTCGGTCGTGTGTTTTTAGATAATGCCCGTGGCGCAATTGGAGAAACAGATGAGGAAATGCTCGTCCACATCGGCAACCTAGTAATGGAAGATCCAAATATTAAAGATATCGCTCGTTTAGAAGTCATTAAAGAAGGTGAGTTTTTACATGTTGAGCTTGTAGCGGAAACAGATCCGAGTTTATCGCTCGCCTATTTAGATGACGTACGAGATCATCTCACGGATTTACTTTTAAATCAAAAAGGCGTTACGAAAGTGACAATGGCCTTTGACGAGGATGATGGGGAACGTAGATGGCTACACACGGCGATGAAGGCTGAAGAACAAAAAGGAATGATTTAA
- a CDS encoding peptidylprolyl isomerase, with the protein MFPQLSKELNPGEVMVEMNTTMGSIKIKLFPEHAPKTVENFLGHAKSGYYNGIIFHRVIPNFMIQGGDPTGTGMGGESIWGGTFEDECVPELLNIRGALSMANAGPGTNGSQFFIVQAPQVETSMLKQMEVRGWSKEEVEFYKKNGGTPWLDGKHTVFGQVVEGMEVVDKITNVDRNMHDKPKEDVKIESITVID; encoded by the coding sequence ATGTTTCCACAATTATCAAAAGAACTAAATCCTGGTGAAGTAATGGTAGAAATGAACACAACTATGGGTTCAATCAAAATTAAATTATTCCCAGAGCACGCACCAAAAACAGTAGAAAACTTTTTAGGCCATGCAAAATCGGGTTACTATAACGGTATTATTTTCCACCGCGTTATTCCAAACTTCATGATCCAGGGTGGCGATCCAACTGGTACAGGTATGGGCGGCGAATCAATTTGGGGCGGTACATTCGAAGACGAGTGTGTTCCTGAATTATTAAACATCCGTGGTGCATTATCTATGGCAAATGCTGGTCCTGGCACAAACGGTTCTCAATTCTTTATCGTACAAGCTCCTCAAGTTGAAACTTCTATGTTAAAGCAAATGGAAGTGCGCGGCTGGTCGAAGGAAGAAGTAGAATTCTACAAGAAAAACGGTGGTACACCATGGTTAGATGGTAAGCACACTGTATTCGGTCAAGTTGTTGAAGGTATGGAAGTTGTTGACAAAATTACGAACGTTGACCGAAATATGCACGATAAACCAAAAGAAGATGTTAAAATTGAGTCAATTACTGTAATTGACTAA
- a CDS encoding helix-turn-helix domain-containing protein, with product MRLSLHEQLKLLRLERKLSILELSVKTQLGIEKLTAYEAGEQIPSKQSLFILSTILEVPVSNLVDGLN from the coding sequence ATGCGGCTTTCACTTCATGAGCAATTAAAGCTTTTACGTTTAGAAAGGAAATTATCTATCTTAGAGCTTTCTGTGAAAACACAGCTAGGTATTGAAAAATTAACTGCCTATGAAGCAGGGGAACAAATCCCTTCCAAGCAATCACTATTTATATTATCAACTATACTCGAAGTACCTGTTTCGAATTTAGTCGATGGCTTAAACTAA
- a CDS encoding DUF1871 family protein gives MENIEMNQKCVQLLLDWDPFNLGSASYETETADVVAALQGIDDPSELAKVIQTVYEYSYEQWIPFEDCVAISYKLIAEKFKAKCII, from the coding sequence ATGGAAAATATAGAAATGAATCAGAAGTGTGTCCAGCTTTTGCTTGATTGGGACCCATTTAATCTAGGCTCAGCAAGCTATGAGACAGAAACGGCTGATGTCGTAGCGGCCCTACAAGGAATTGATGACCCATCCGAACTGGCAAAAGTGATTCAAACTGTTTATGAATATTCATACGAACAATGGATTCCTTTTGAAGACTGTGTCGCGATTTCATATAAACTGATCGCAGAAAAATTTAAAGCAAAATGCATTATCTAA
- a CDS encoding iron-containing alcohol dehydrogenase — protein sequence MNKFSFYNPVKIHFGKGSIDYLRKELPQYGKNILMVYGGGSIKANGVYDDIMAILNDLNCHVFELAGVEPNPRVETARKGIAICKEHQIDLVLAVGGGSVIDCAKLIVAGAKVEEDAWDIVLKKVLPKEGLPLATVLTLAATASEMNSGSVITNLETKEKFSWGSPVCFPKFSILDPAYTFTVPTNQTVNGIVDTMSHIFEQYFNNASNTPITDEMSEGILRTLIDVAPKALKDPTNYDYRETLMLAGTLGLNGFLSLGSRGDWATHNIEHAVSAYYDIAHAGGLAILFPNWMKHNVHVNPARFAKIATNVFGIDPSGKTDEQLALEGIEALSAFWTSIGAPNRLADYNIDAAYFDEIVGHCMVNGPFGNFNKLQASDVRAILDMSL from the coding sequence ATGAACAAATTTTCATTTTATAATCCAGTAAAAATTCACTTCGGTAAGGGTAGTATTGATTATTTGCGCAAAGAGCTACCGCAGTATGGGAAAAATATTTTAATGGTCTATGGTGGAGGAAGCATTAAGGCAAACGGTGTGTATGATGACATCATGGCGATTTTAAATGACTTAAATTGTCATGTATTTGAATTAGCGGGTGTTGAGCCGAATCCGCGTGTTGAAACGGCACGAAAAGGAATCGCGATTTGTAAAGAGCATCAGATTGATCTTGTACTTGCTGTTGGTGGTGGTTCTGTCATTGACTGTGCGAAGCTTATTGTAGCTGGGGCAAAGGTAGAGGAGGACGCATGGGATATCGTTTTGAAAAAGGTATTGCCTAAGGAGGGGCTCCCATTGGCAACGGTATTAACATTAGCCGCAACTGCATCTGAAATGAACTCGGGCTCGGTTATTACCAATTTAGAAACGAAAGAAAAGTTCAGTTGGGGTAGCCCCGTCTGTTTCCCTAAATTCTCAATTTTAGACCCTGCTTATACATTTACTGTACCTACAAATCAAACGGTAAATGGGATTGTGGATACGATGTCACATATTTTTGAACAATATTTTAACAACGCATCTAACACGCCCATTACAGATGAAATGAGTGAAGGCATTTTACGTACTTTAATCGATGTTGCGCCAAAAGCTTTAAAGGATCCTACTAATTATGACTACCGCGAAACGTTAATGCTTGCCGGTACACTTGGATTAAACGGATTTTTATCACTTGGTTCGCGCGGAGACTGGGCAACGCATAATATTGAGCATGCGGTGTCAGCATACTATGACATTGCACATGCAGGTGGTTTGGCAATCCTATTCCCCAACTGGATGAAGCATAATGTGCATGTCAATCCGGCACGCTTTGCAAAGATTGCGACCAATGTTTTTGGCATCGACCCATCTGGCAAAACAGATGAGCAACTAGCGCTGGAAGGCATTGAGGCATTATCGGCATTTTGGACGTCAATTGGTGCACCAAATCGCCTAGCAGACTACAATATTGATGCAGCCTATTTTGATGAAATTGTTGGGCACTGTATGGTCAATGGTCCATTCGGTAACTTTAATAAGCTCCAAGCATCGGATGTACGAGCAATTTTAGACATGTCACTATAA
- a CDS encoding DMT family transporter, with amino-acid sequence MTKPPIHPYIPIFIGVISVSLSAIFVKLANADAGVIAFYRMFFSVLIMLPWFLMNYRHEVKTLSKRDWLFSAIAGVFLAFHFILWFESLNYTSVASSTVLVTMQPLFAFIGTYLIFKEKITLKTIVAGMIAILGSVLISWGDFQISGSALYGDVLALVACALVTGYLLFGQDVRKRLSLVTYTMVVYSISTITLFFYIIAKGESFGPYPAMEWFWFILLAIIPNLLGHNLFNWSLKWVSTNVISIAILFEPVGAAILAIFIFEEYLSATQIIGGLIVLAGILLFALDLKKFFIKKA; translated from the coding sequence TTGACTAAACCACCCATTCATCCATATATTCCAATCTTTATTGGCGTTATTTCTGTTTCCCTTTCTGCGATTTTTGTAAAACTGGCCAATGCCGACGCAGGAGTTATTGCATTTTATCGCATGTTCTTTTCGGTATTAATCATGCTACCCTGGTTTTTAATGAATTATCGCCATGAAGTAAAAACGCTATCAAAGAGAGATTGGCTATTTTCAGCAATTGCCGGCGTATTTTTGGCATTCCACTTTATATTGTGGTTTGAATCATTGAACTATACATCTGTTGCCAGTTCAACGGTTCTTGTAACGATGCAACCGTTATTTGCATTTATCGGTACGTATTTAATTTTTAAAGAAAAGATTACATTGAAAACCATTGTTGCGGGTATGATTGCCATTCTAGGGAGTGTCCTCATCAGCTGGGGCGATTTTCAAATCAGTGGTTCGGCTTTATACGGAGACGTATTAGCATTGGTTGCATGTGCACTTGTGACGGGCTATCTATTATTTGGACAAGATGTTCGTAAGCGATTGTCTCTAGTGACATATACAATGGTTGTTTATTCTATTAGTACGATTACATTATTCTTTTATATTATTGCTAAGGGTGAATCATTTGGTCCTTATCCAGCAATGGAATGGTTTTGGTTTATTTTACTAGCCATTATCCCCAATTTATTGGGACATAATTTATTCAATTGGTCATTGAAGTGGGTTAGTACTAATGTTATTTCAATCGCGATATTATTTGAACCAGTTGGCGCGGCAATTTTAGCTATTTTTATTTTTGAAGAATATTTATCAGCAACACAAATTATTGGTGGTCTAATTGTTTTAGCTGGAATTTTGCTGTTTGCATTAGATTTGAAAAAGTTTTTTATTAAAAAAGCTTGA
- a CDS encoding Glu/Leu/Phe/Val family dehydrogenase, giving the protein MAENLNLFTSTQDVIHEALNKLGYDEAMYELLKEPLRMLTVRIPVKMDDGTTKVFTGYRAQHNDAVGPTKGGVRFHPMVSEEEVKALSMWMTLKCGIVDLPYGGGKGGVICDPREMSMDEIERLSRGYVRAISQVVGPTKDIPAPDVFTNAQIMAWMMDEYSRMDEFNSPGFITGKPIVLGGSQGRDRATAEGVTIVIEEAAKKRGIDIKGARVVIQGFGNAGSFLAKFMSDLGAKVIGISDAHGALHDPNGLDIDYLLDRRDSFGTVTTLFENTISNKELLELDCDILVPAAIENQITADNAHHIKANIVVEAANGPTTAEATKILTERGILLVPDVLASAGGVTVSYFEWVQNNMGYYWTEEEVREKLYAKMVTAFDNVYTTAQNRNINMRLAAYMVGVRRTAEASRFRGWV; this is encoded by the coding sequence ATGGCTGAAAATTTAAACTTGTTCACATCAACTCAAGATGTCATTCATGAAGCACTAAATAAACTAGGCTATGATGAAGCGATGTACGAATTATTAAAAGAACCACTTCGTATGTTAACTGTACGCATTCCAGTAAAAATGGATGACGGTACAACAAAGGTATTCACTGGTTACCGCGCACAGCATAATGATGCAGTAGGACCAACAAAAGGCGGGGTACGCTTCCATCCGATGGTTAGTGAAGAGGAAGTGAAAGCGCTTTCTATGTGGATGACATTAAAGTGCGGCATTGTTGATCTTCCGTATGGTGGTGGTAAAGGCGGCGTAATTTGTGACCCACGTGAAATGTCAATGGATGAAATAGAACGTTTGAGCCGTGGTTATGTACGTGCCATTAGCCAAGTAGTAGGGCCAACAAAAGATATTCCAGCGCCAGACGTATTTACAAATGCGCAAATTATGGCGTGGATGATGGACGAATATAGTCGTATGGACGAGTTTAACTCACCAGGTTTTATCACTGGTAAGCCAATTGTACTTGGTGGTTCGCAAGGGCGCGATCGTGCAACTGCAGAGGGTGTTACGATTGTAATTGAAGAAGCTGCCAAAAAGCGTGGTATCGATATTAAAGGTGCGCGTGTGGTGATTCAAGGCTTTGGTAATGCAGGTAGTTTCTTAGCGAAATTTATGAGTGATTTAGGGGCAAAAGTAATCGGTATTTCAGATGCACACGGTGCTCTACATGATCCGAACGGTTTAGATATTGATTATCTATTAGACCGTCGTGATTCATTTGGAACGGTGACAACATTATTCGAAAATACGATTTCTAATAAAGAATTATTAGAATTAGATTGTGATATTTTAGTTCCTGCTGCAATTGAAAATCAAATTACAGCAGATAATGCACATCATATTAAAGCAAACATCGTTGTGGAAGCGGCAAATGGTCCAACAACAGCAGAAGCGACAAAAATTTTAACAGAGCGTGGCATTCTTTTGGTGCCAGATGTTTTAGCATCAGCAGGTGGTGTGACGGTATCTTACTTTGAGTGGGTACAAAACAACATGGGCTACTACTGGACAGAAGAAGAAGTACGTGAAAAATTATATGCAAAAATGGTAACGGCTTTTGACAATGTTTATACGACAGCTCAAAACCGTAATATCAATATGCGTTTAGCAGCATATATGGTAGGGGTACGCCGCACAGCAGAAGCATCACGCTTCCGTGGCTGGGTATAA
- a CDS encoding sodium-dependent transporter, which yields MSSRDQFTSKIGFILAAAGSAIGLGAIWKFPYMAGTNGGSVFILLFVLCTIIIGLPILIAEFMIGRRGQKDPITSFKEQAPGKPWYLIGWIGLVACGLILSFYSVVGGWILSYIGRAMTFSLTGNNVDFGALFSDIIANPWEVLLAQAAFMLLTLLIVQAGIKKGIETASKWMMPLLFIFFILLFVRSITLDGAIEGVKFMFIPDWSYLNGETLILALGQAFFSLSIGVAAMITYSSYLSRKENIVNSAVNVATMNIAISLLAGLVIFPAVFALGFSPTEGPGLVFIMIPAVFEQIPLGGVLLFVFFLLLLFATVTSAIAMLEVVVSIGIREKTQSRKKVSWIFAAVIFILGVPSALSFGLLSDITIQNRSIFDFVDYVTSAILMPIGALLTSIFAGYHYSKKISREEMQTSPIVYNIWYFIVRYLAPICIIAIFVNKVFFS from the coding sequence TTGTCATCTAGAGATCAATTTACATCTAAGATTGGTTTTATTTTAGCTGCTGCAGGTAGTGCAATCGGTTTAGGCGCGATTTGGAAATTTCCATACATGGCCGGCACAAATGGTGGCAGTGTTTTTATTTTATTATTTGTTTTATGTACAATTATAATCGGTTTACCTATATTAATTGCCGAGTTTATGATTGGTCGCCGTGGTCAAAAGGATCCGATTACTTCATTTAAAGAACAAGCACCAGGTAAGCCCTGGTATTTGATTGGTTGGATTGGTCTTGTCGCATGTGGGCTCATTTTATCGTTCTACAGTGTTGTAGGAGGTTGGATTTTAAGCTATATCGGACGAGCTATGACGTTTTCATTAACTGGAAATAATGTTGACTTTGGGGCACTGTTTTCAGATATAATCGCAAATCCTTGGGAAGTACTACTCGCACAGGCGGCGTTCATGCTTCTTACGCTATTGATCGTACAAGCAGGGATTAAAAAAGGGATTGAAACAGCGAGTAAGTGGATGATGCCACTGTTATTTATCTTCTTTATTTTATTATTCGTTCGTTCCATTACATTAGACGGTGCAATTGAAGGCGTTAAATTCATGTTCATTCCGGATTGGTCGTATTTAAATGGGGAAACATTAATATTAGCATTAGGTCAAGCTTTCTTCTCATTAAGCATTGGCGTTGCGGCGATGATTACCTATTCTTCCTATTTATCGCGTAAAGAAAATATTGTAAACTCTGCAGTAAATGTTGCGACAATGAATATCGCCATCTCCTTACTAGCAGGCTTAGTAATTTTCCCAGCTGTATTTGCACTAGGCTTCTCACCTACAGAGGGTCCTGGTTTAGTATTCATTATGATCCCAGCCGTTTTTGAGCAAATACCTCTTGGCGGCGTATTATTATTTGTGTTCTTCCTTTTACTATTATTTGCAACGGTTACTTCAGCGATTGCGATGCTTGAAGTCGTTGTATCCATTGGAATTCGCGAAAAAACACAGTCGCGAAAAAAGGTATCTTGGATTTTTGCAGCCGTTATTTTCATCTTAGGTGTTCCTAGTGCTTTATCATTCGGACTACTTTCGGACATTACAATTCAAAATCGTTCCATTTTTGATTTCGTCGATTATGTAACAAGTGCGATTTTAATGCCAATTGGGGCACTTTTAACATCCATTTTCGCAGGCTATCACTATTCGAAAAAAATCTCGCGTGAAGAAATGCAAACTTCACCAATAGTCTACAATATTTGGTACTTTATCGTTCGTTATTTAGCGCCGATATGTATCATTGCCATTTTCGTCAATAAAGTATTCTTTAGTTAA
- a CDS encoding MgtC/SapB family protein yields MEWLTADQFTLEILLKLLIAATLSLIIGIERELKKKPVGLKTSMVIATFSCLLTIISIETAYSTPARPDINITMDPLRLAAQIVSGIGFLGAGVILRKGNDSITGLTTAAMIWGAAAIGIAVGAGFYIQAFITVVIVVIGIEVIAPLLMRFGPKRLRMREVKLVVITELAENIQELIDYMKLHGMYIENICIRDIPTNEKLLHEIDMRFSTVEANHTLVLYNRLRELPFVTNIKIEYLD; encoded by the coding sequence ATGGAATGGTTAACCGCAGATCAATTTACACTCGAAATTTTGTTGAAATTATTGATTGCAGCAACACTAAGTTTAATTATTGGAATTGAGAGGGAATTAAAAAAGAAGCCGGTTGGATTAAAAACGAGCATGGTCATCGCAACATTTAGTTGCTTATTAACAATTATTTCAATTGAAACGGCTTATTCAACACCGGCGCGTCCAGATATTAATATTACAATGGACCCTTTACGTTTAGCTGCACAAATTGTTAGTGGTATCGGATTTTTAGGTGCGGGTGTTATTTTGCGGAAGGGTAATGATAGCATTACAGGGCTTACTACCGCTGCGATGATTTGGGGAGCGGCTGCCATTGGTATTGCTGTAGGGGCTGGTTTTTATATTCAAGCCTTTATTACCGTTGTTATCGTTGTTATCGGAATCGAAGTCATTGCGCCACTTCTGATGCGATTTGGCCCTAAACGATTACGTATGCGCGAAGTAAAACTCGTTGTGATTACGGAACTAGCAGAGAATATCCAAGAGCTAATCGATTATATGAAATTGCATGGGATGTATATTGAAAATATTTGCATTCGCGACATACCCACAAATGAAAAGCTTTTACATGAAATTGATATGCGATTTTCAACAGTAGAGGCAAATCATACACTCGTACTTTATAACCGACTTCGCGAATTGCCATTTGTAACAAATATTAAAATCGAATACTTAGATTAA
- the yugI gene encoding S1 domain-containing post-transcriptional regulator GSP13, with translation MVKKIEVGDVLTGKVTGIQPYGAFVALDEQTQGLVHISEITYGFVKDVNDFLSVGEDIEVKVLEVDEEQKKISLSIRELQEVPYYRKKESHPRRSLQDRVDEVDADGFKILKNKLKDWIEQSGQ, from the coding sequence ATGGTAAAAAAAATTGAAGTAGGTGACGTACTAACCGGTAAAGTAACAGGGATTCAACCATACGGAGCTTTTGTTGCTTTAGATGAACAGACACAGGGTCTTGTCCATATATCAGAAATTACTTACGGATTTGTAAAAGATGTGAATGACTTTCTATCGGTAGGGGAAGACATTGAAGTAAAGGTACTTGAAGTTGACGAAGAGCAAAAGAAGATTAGTCTCTCGATTCGTGAGCTACAAGAAGTACCATATTATCGAAAAAAAGAGTCGCATCCGAGACGTTCCTTGCAAGATCGCGTGGATGAAGTCGATGCAGACGGTTTTAAAATTTTAAAAAACAAATTAAAAGATTGGATCGAGCAATCAGGCCAATAA
- a CDS encoding MalY/PatB family protein — MSFFNEIHERSHSSSIKWDKMGEIYNLEDTTKLLPMWIADMDFPAPSIVSDAISERLKHPIFGYTYENCEVKDAIVHWYQTRHNWTIDSDTILFQSGVVPAIATIVETFTKKDDKIGMATPAYPPFFNIPAAQQREVVTCELTERDGHYSLDFEKLEQVFQSGISMYILCNPHNPIGIVWSREQLEQLVALCIKYDVYLLADEIHADILITKCYTPTLTVKDADKAKIITCIAPTKTFNIAGIHAAMMVAPNKEIFEALAAHTQAHGQMGLNVFACTTVKAVYTKGAPWLDELLSYLRKNMDYVVAELNALPGIHVTIPDATYLMWIDYRATGLDESEMMQRLLHKGFVALDPGTKYGNAGQGFLRMNVACPFDLVKQGVEGIKKALF; from the coding sequence ATGTCATTTTTTAATGAAATTCATGAGCGTAGCCATTCAAGTTCTATTAAATGGGATAAAATGGGCGAAATTTACAACTTAGAAGATACAACCAAGCTTTTACCAATGTGGATTGCTGATATGGACTTTCCAGCTCCTTCTATTGTAAGCGATGCCATTTCAGAACGCTTAAAACATCCAATTTTTGGTTATACGTATGAGAACTGTGAGGTTAAGGATGCGATTGTTCACTGGTATCAAACGCGTCACAACTGGACAATTGATTCTGATACAATTCTTTTCCAATCTGGCGTTGTTCCTGCAATTGCTACAATTGTTGAAACCTTCACGAAAAAAGACGATAAAATCGGAATGGCGACACCCGCCTATCCACCATTTTTCAATATTCCAGCTGCACAGCAACGAGAAGTCGTGACATGCGAGCTAACGGAACGAGATGGACACTATTCTTTAGACTTTGAAAAGCTTGAGCAGGTTTTCCAATCTGGCATTTCGATGTATATTTTATGTAATCCACACAACCCAATCGGCATTGTCTGGAGTCGTGAACAATTAGAGCAGCTCGTAGCCCTATGCATTAAGTATGATGTGTATTTATTGGCAGACGAAATTCACGCCGATATTTTAATTACGAAATGTTATACACCGACATTAACGGTTAAAGATGCAGATAAAGCAAAAATTATTACATGTATCGCACCGACCAAAACGTTTAACATCGCAGGGATTCATGCAGCGATGATGGTTGCACCGAACAAAGAAATTTTCGAAGCATTAGCCGCTCATACACAGGCACACGGGCAAATGGGCTTAAATGTTTTCGCTTGTACGACGGTTAAGGCTGTTTATACAAAAGGCGCCCCTTGGTTGGACGAGTTGCTTTCTTATTTAAGAAAAAATATGGACTATGTTGTCGCTGAATTAAATGCGCTACCAGGAATTCATGTTACGATCCCTGATGCAACCTACTTAATGTGGATTGATTACCGCGCAACCGGGCTTGATGAAAGCGAAATGATGCAGCGCCTTTTACATAAAGGCTTTGTGGCGCTTGACCCAGGAACGAAATATGGCAATGCAGGACAGGGCTTTTTACGTATGAATGTCGCATGTCCTTTTGATTTAGTGAAGCAAGGCGTGGAAGGAATTAAAAAAGCACTATTTTAG